The Xiphophorus maculatus strain JP 163 A chromosome 7, X_maculatus-5.0-male, whole genome shotgun sequence region GATCTCAAACTGAAGAAAATTCATTTTCTGagaacatttattcagtgatggaaaaaaatcctgGCACAACAGTTGGTACTCCTAAAAAggcttcaaaaaataaaaataaatatacctAAAgcgttttactttttaaaaaaattgacttGTGTTTCTACCAACTTCCAACTAGTGATGCATGATTTGTTGTTTCCAGGGGTTCTAAATGTAATCTGACAAAGACTCCATGTATTTCTTAACATGGCTTTCTTCACCATTAAGTAATCCCAATTAAAGTTTGGATATTGAGATTTCTGGATATCTTCTCACTGGATGTGATGCTGGCCGTATTCTGTCGCAGGCATGTGAGAAGGCAGGGATGCAGATTCCCCGTTTCTGCTACCACGAGCGCCTGTCAGTTGCTGGAAACTGTCGGATGTGTCTTGTGGAAATAGAGAAAGTTCCCAAGGTATTGTTTAGGCTACATAGATAGTCTGGTATTTGCCTGTTTTTACACAGACGATGGCACAGCTGCTTATATCCTCTGTTTACCTTCCAGCCGGTGGCAGCCTGTGCCATGCCTGTCATGAAAGGCTGGAATATCCTTACTGATTCTGACAAAACAAGGAAGGCGAGGTAGGATTAAATTGATTTACGAAAAAATGGCTTGATTCATGTAGAAGTTTATTGTTTGTAGATAAACTCGGCAAAAACTTGGATCTGTGAAAATTGAGCTCtctttaatagaaaaaaaccccacaagaTTCTCCAATGATCTGTTAGAAATTTACTTTTGGTGATTTTCACACAGAGAAGGTGTGATGGAGTTCCTACTGGCTAACCACCCTCTGGATTGTCCAATTTGTGATCAAGGAGGTGAATGTGATCTCCAGGTAATTTGTCTATTCTTATTTCCGTCGCACTTTTCACAGTTTCACTTAAACTTCAGAACAGCACACAGAGTTGTAGATGCCTGtagcaacaaacaaaacttgACATTATCCATTAACATTAACCTGCATCTTCTGATCTGATGGAGGGATCAGGAAGGTGCATAACGTACTGTGAAAAAGTTATTGgctcaaaatgtttcagatcaaacaaatattaatgttGAGCAAGTATaacataaaaagctgttttcaagTGATTTCATTAATGAAGGGTACAAGGCAAAAGGCAACACGTCAGGTTTAGATGTGTGGAAATTCAAAAGCAGATTCTAAAAGTCTTTGACCCTCTATCAATCGGGAAAGGTTTTttaaagatggatggatggatggatgtataattgctttgggtttatttcaaatgtaatggaCATGGTGATGGAAAGAGAGAAAGGTGGgggaaaaagtttaaagggaAAGAAGAAGATAGGGGTAGAGGAGAGAAACAAGAATAGATAACCTGCAGAGAGGAagcaggggaaaaaacagagatccacagctcagcaAAGTGTATCTAAATCCAGACGTGTGTGTATAAGAGTGTGCTTGTGTATATAAGAATGTTCAATAATGGGTGTGAGGAGCCACACACCTTCCCTCCAGGACCCAAAGCAGGCATTCAAAGTCCCCTAGAGCCCTGGGGAAGTCCCCCCGGAGCACCAACGCAGAGAGAGCCTTGGAGGAACCACCGAGCAGCCACAGTGCAGAAAGCCCAGTGGGCTGCGGCGACAGTTGTAGCAAGATCTGTCTGATACAACTGTCCCAAACGAACAGGGGAAATCTCTTGGCTTACCCTGGGCAAGTTTGCGGCAGAAAGAATTAAAAAGACAGAGATCAGGAGCAATAACTAATCATAAGCCCAGTAGGTGAGTTAAATTGCTTGATCGGTGGAGTAGGTAGGGATACAGACTCTGGCAGTGTGGAATGAAATATACCTGATGTTAGAATGTATACTAAGATATTGATTTTGAAGATATTGAACATACACAGATGTAATGCAGATGCTCCAAGGTGTAAATATGGAACTCAAACAGCTATCAGTACCAAATAGTTCAATCCTACTGTATTTATGTTGAACTTAATCTTTTAAGTAaaatttatctaaatattttgtacaatgaaaataaaaattaaactccCTTCCCTTTGAATtaacaaaagagcaaagacaACCGTTGTTAGTGATCAACTCAGGAAAGAGGGTTTTTGTTTAgcaaatagtatttttttcagGACAAGAATGGCATATATGTAGCGTTTATATTTACACAGACATGATCGTCCTGTTATTGACTTAGTATGTGTTGAAATAATCACATGCTACATCATGTGGcaacaatttctttttgttgtaaCTAAGCACGTCTTTCACTTTTTCATAGTACCTCGTCTACTGGATCCGCGCTCCCTGCCCCGTGCGCGCTCCCGACGCAGGGGAACGTATTCTGTCGGGCTATACCTATCTTGGCACGACACCGGCTTCTGTTAATGCAGGGGGGATTTCCGGTACATATTCTCGCGTGAATACTCAATCTCGCGACTTCGGTGGTCCACAGAGCGACCCTCGTGTCGGAACCTGTGAGTCTAGAGCTTAGGAGCGCTAAATTgcttgtgcaaaaaaaataaaataaataataaatacatgtcACGTGTGATTAGTGGGCGTGTTGCGTGCGCAATTCGTTACTGGCGCAAAGGTAGTTCTAACAGCGATATTTAAAGGAGGATTTTGCGTGTGCTACTGTCTGCCATCATGGACCGTTTGGGGGAGCAAAGCAGccgtaaaagaaaaatgaaatttgaagCTATGGCTTTGAATGTGCTGGTGGAGGAGGCGTGTGCTCACAGTGGAGAACTGAAGCAGAAACATCTAAGCGTTGCCAGAAGAAACGCAATTTGGGAGGCCATCTGTGAAAAGGTGAATGCTGTGAGCCGAACCAGAAGATCTCCCGATGAAGTAAAAAGAAGATGGCAGGATTTTCGCaggagaacaaaagaaaaactttcccTCAATAAATCCACTTCTAGCAAATCAGTCGGGGCCCCAGTAGAAGAGATCCCCCTCACTACAACTGAGCAGACGcttctggaaacattttgtgatgAGCGGATTGTTGGAATCCAGGGATGTGACTCGCTTGGCCAAAAAATAGTAAACCAAGGTATGCCCAtaataacactttatttaatcCACCATGAATGGAATAAACAcgtcaaatgttttgtttccatcttaatttaaaaaaaactaagtgaATTCCTTTATTCTTAGCTGGTGAAACTTTATCAGATGTCCGGAAGTACCCGCCTTCCTCCACCAGTGTGCCTGCATCAGAAAACTGCCCAGAAGAACCCCGAAGGTGTCCTGACTGTGATGACGTTGATCTGGAGCGGATGCAGGAACGAAATCAGACGGACTCACTGCAGGCCATTGCGCAGGAGATCCGAGCCGTAGCCAACGTTGCGCGCGCCTTCCGCCGTGACGCTCAGGCCATCGTGGCGCACACGAGGCAGCTGGTCAGTGCCGTGACTGGGCTCACAATGGCTGTAAATGCCCTGGCAGGAGTTGGAGGCAGTGTCCCTTCACCTGCGCCGCCGGTGAGTGAAGTGGTAGGAGAGCGCACGAGTGGACGCCGGGACAACCTGCGAAAACGCAAAGCCCCAAATAAGAACAttgttttgaagaaaagaaaataaggacAGTCAATGCCACAATAATCAATTTCTCATccggatgttttttttttcttcttctttttattggtTGTTCTAGGTGACTGTTGAATTAACGTTACGTTTGTCTCCATTCataacacaacattttatgtccgtcatggtgtttttttttaattgcataaattatttaaataaaccttAAATGGCTCATGAGAAGGTTCTTTGAATCACGTCAGCGGGTGTTTATGAACCCGCTGCATCCCGCGTGCGTTCTACAGTCGGTGCAGCATGTTCAAGATGGAGCAGACTACTCCAGTCCGTGAGGCTTTTCTCAGTTATAGTCTATATTCTTGATTCAACAGTAAGAGACTGGATAAAGTTTCAAGGTAAAAACAACCACTGATCAAAGGATAATCACACAATTGCCACAAAACATGTTGATGAGCTCAAAGActtttctgaaagtttggtgtcgcTGATTAGACTAAAGAGGGACCTTTTGGAAGGTGTGTGTCCTTATACAGTTGGTGTAATTCTCACAGTGTTTCAGAAAGAAAGGTAATTATTCTAATAGTAAGATGTGTGTGGGGGGTAAAAttctgctttgctgcttcaaaATCTCACCAATTTATGGTGCAGTAATGGCACCATAAATTGCCATTACTGCATTTTATGGTGCAGTAATTGGAACCATAAATTcacaaaatgaatattttagagTGGCCTAATCAAAATCTGGactcatatttattttcagatgctGTAGTGTACCCTTAAACAGGCCATCCATACTCAAATGCTTCACGTtatctgaattaaaacaattctgcaaggAGTGGACTAAAACTCCTTcacagtgatgtgaaaaataCATTACTAGTTATTGTAAACACTTGATAGTTATTGCTGCCAATTCTGACACAACCATTTATTAGCTGTAGGGACCAATCACTTTTTCACATATGGTCAGGTTTGTTTGGATGACTGTCTTCcttataaatgaaataagcattacattttgtgtttaatactagggttatctttgtctgatattaaaatattattggaaatatatttttgagtgGAAATATGAcaagaaaatacaaatctgtttaaaaaaaaaagacaacccAACCACTCCAGACCAGACTAATaataaaattgaaaactttAATAACCATCTGAAGAATCTTACAATAAGCACAAGACACATGAGGCTAATGTAGTGACCTTTAAACCTtagcttaataaataaatccaagaCACACTATTAAGTTAATATTTACCTAAATaggttataaaaaatatttctttggtAGGACCAGTCCATGCAGTTTGGCAGCGACCGAAGCCGCTTCACAGAGGGCAAAAGAGCTGTGGAAGATAAAAATATTGGGCCTCTTATAAAAACCATCATGACCCGTTGTATTCAGTGCACTCGCTGTGTGCGGTGAGTCAAACTATAAATGAAATGGTAAACTGGGATGCTGTGTCACTTGTGAAAAAGTAGGTAcacctgcatgttttatgttgCGTCTGCAGCTTTGCCAGTGAGATTGCAGGTGTGGAGGACCTCGGCACCACCGGCAGAGGCAACGACCTCCA contains the following coding sequences:
- the LOC111609304 gene encoding myb-related transcription factor, partner of profilin-like, translated to MDRLGEQSSRKRKMKFEAMALNVLVEEACAHSGELKQKHLSVARRNAIWEAICEKVNAVSRTRRSPDEVKRRWQDFRRRTKEKLSLNKSTSSKSVGAPVEEIPLTTTEQTLLETFCDERIVGIQGCDSLGQKIVNQAGETLSDVRKYPPSSTSVPASENCPEEPRRCPDCDDVDLERMQERNQTDSLQAIAQEIRAVANVARAFRRDAQAIVAHTRQLVSAVTGLTMAVNALAGVGGSVPSPAPPVSEVVGERTSGRRDNLRKRKAPNKNIVLKKRK